One stretch of Oceanipulchritudo coccoides DNA includes these proteins:
- a CDS encoding RNA polymerase sigma factor — MKTPAAVRSGIDLEEAVREHYKTVYRFALHLAKRPEDAADLTQYAYERLARKHRDIQDPSKVKAWLNSTVYRKFIDQKRRLTRFPEVEFDEEIGNHEAPVSDSGNRIDAAAAVAALNELEDDLRAPLSLFYLESSTYKEIATILGLPIGTVMSRLYRGKEKLYQHLTGQLS; from the coding sequence ATGAAAACGCCTGCAGCCGTCCGTTCGGGGATCGATCTCGAAGAAGCTGTGCGCGAGCATTACAAGACAGTTTATCGATTTGCCCTGCATCTGGCCAAACGTCCGGAAGATGCCGCCGACTTGACCCAGTACGCCTATGAGCGCCTGGCGAGGAAGCATCGGGATATTCAGGATCCATCCAAGGTCAAGGCATGGCTCAATTCGACCGTCTACCGGAAGTTTATTGACCAGAAGCGCCGCCTGACGCGCTTTCCGGAGGTGGAGTTTGATGAGGAAATTGGCAATCATGAGGCACCAGTGAGTGATTCAGGCAACCGGATTGACGCAGCGGCGGCGGTCGCCGCGTTGAATGAGCTTGAGGACGACCTACGGGCTCCTCTTTCCCTCTTCTATCTCGAATCCAGCACTTACAAGGAAATCGCGACCATCCTTGGGCTCCCCATTGGAACGGTCATGTCGCGGCTCTACCGGGGCAAGGAAAAGCTCTATCAACACCTCACCGGACAACTTTCATGA
- a CDS encoding anti-sigma factor family protein — translation MNKQEAKERLSAYLQSSEAELDEQMQEALEMAESDPELQEWMQLQAEMDPQLREAFDQTPVPDDLEAALLETVRAAPVAAPARFFSRNLLWAFGAAAAVILGLGSFFYVRQNEVLIQDIQQSITGKSPDDFGNFRDGMAYYVRNVYFQLDHLTEDLTSIESWLDNKEAPVYEGLPAGLTALVPIGCKQLTWQDQNVSLVCFHTADGKIVHLFILNRQGIDASLYEDITAVANSQSLETGGWMTGSTVYLLVGSDPQVDIEFALG, via the coding sequence ATGAATAAACAGGAAGCAAAGGAACGGCTTAGCGCCTACCTCCAGTCATCGGAGGCGGAACTTGATGAACAAATGCAGGAAGCACTGGAGATGGCTGAATCCGATCCGGAACTGCAGGAGTGGATGCAGCTGCAGGCAGAGATGGATCCCCAGTTAAGGGAGGCTTTCGATCAGACCCCGGTCCCTGATGATCTTGAAGCCGCCTTGCTGGAAACTGTTCGCGCGGCTCCGGTCGCCGCTCCCGCCCGTTTCTTCAGCCGGAACCTCTTGTGGGCCTTTGGCGCCGCCGCTGCGGTTATTCTTGGGCTTGGATCGTTCTTTTACGTGCGCCAAAATGAAGTGCTCATACAGGACATCCAGCAATCCATCACGGGGAAGTCCCCGGATGACTTTGGCAATTTCCGCGATGGCATGGCCTACTATGTGCGCAATGTTTATTTCCAGCTGGATCATCTGACAGAGGACCTGACCTCGATCGAGTCATGGCTTGATAATAAGGAAGCTCCTGTTTACGAGGGGCTGCCTGCAGGCCTGACAGCCCTCGTCCCGATCGGTTGCAAGCAATTGACCTGGCAGGACCAGAATGTCTCCCTCGTTTGCTTCCATACCGCGGATGGAAAGATTGTACACCTGTTCATTCTCAATCGCCAAGGGATCGACGCCTCCCTTTACGAGGACATTACAGCAGTCGCTAATTCCCAGAGCCTTGAAACAGGCGGCTGGATGACCGGTTCGACGGTCTACCTGCTCGTCGGGTCCGATCCGCAGGTCGATATTGAATTTGCCCTTGGGTGA
- the gap gene encoding type I glyceraldehyde-3-phosphate dehydrogenase, translating into MATKIAINGFGRIGRLVFRALVEQDLLGKDFEVVAINDLVPADNLAYLVKYDSIQGRFNGTVASEKSSPDVDADDTLVVNGHKIKCLAVREGPSAMPWKELGVEVVIESTGLFVQDTLAEGHIKSGAKKVIISAPGKGDKVKTVVIGVNDGELTAEDTIISNASCTTNCLAPITKVIMDNYGIKEGLMTTVHSYTSTQKTVDGPSRKDWKGGRTAAINIIPSTTGAAKAVGLVLPAVKGKLTGMAFRVPTPTVSVVDLTVKTEKETSYEEICQKMKEASEGELKGILEYTEDEVVSSDFIHCKASSIFDAGSGMGLSSTFFKLVSWYDNEWGYSNRVVDLLKKIV; encoded by the coding sequence ATGGCAACGAAAATAGCAATCAATGGATTCGGCCGCATTGGCCGTCTGGTATTCCGCGCACTGGTGGAACAAGATCTCCTCGGCAAGGACTTCGAGGTCGTCGCAATCAACGACCTTGTTCCGGCAGACAACCTCGCGTATCTCGTGAAGTATGACTCCATCCAGGGTCGTTTCAACGGCACAGTTGCCAGCGAAAAGAGCTCCCCGGATGTAGACGCTGATGACACGCTGGTCGTCAATGGTCACAAGATCAAGTGTCTCGCCGTCCGCGAAGGCCCCTCAGCAATGCCTTGGAAGGAACTCGGCGTTGAAGTGGTCATCGAGTCCACTGGCCTGTTTGTTCAGGACACGCTGGCTGAAGGCCACATCAAGAGCGGTGCCAAGAAGGTCATTATTTCCGCACCTGGCAAGGGCGACAAGGTGAAGACAGTCGTAATCGGCGTCAATGACGGCGAGCTGACAGCTGAAGACACCATCATTTCCAATGCTTCCTGCACGACCAACTGTCTGGCGCCGATCACCAAGGTGATCATGGACAACTACGGCATCAAGGAAGGTCTGATGACCACGGTGCACAGCTACACCTCCACCCAGAAGACCGTTGACGGCCCGAGCCGCAAGGACTGGAAGGGTGGTCGTACGGCGGCTATCAATATTATTCCTTCAACTACTGGTGCGGCCAAGGCTGTTGGCCTTGTTCTGCCAGCCGTGAAGGGCAAGCTGACCGGGATGGCTTTCCGCGTTCCGACCCCAACCGTTTCGGTTGTTGATCTGACGGTGAAGACTGAGAAGGAAACTTCCTACGAGGAAATCTGCCAGAAGATGAAGGAAGCCTCGGAAGGTGAGCTCAAGGGCATCCTTGAGTACACCGAAGACGAAGTGGTCAGCTCCGATTTCATTCACTGCAAGGCATCATCGATTTTCGATGCGGGCAGTGGCATGGGACTCAGCAGCACCTTCTTCAAGCTGGTCAGCTGGTACGACAATGAGTGGGGCTACTCGAACCGCGTGGTCGACCTGCTCAAGAAGATTGTCTGA